The Moorella glycerini genomic interval ATGTAAACTTCCCCTCGCACTACCAGCTGGGGCAGGGGTTGCCGTAAGCGCAGGGGGAGCACAGGGATGGTCCGGAGATTCGCCGTCACTTCTTCCCCTACCTGGCCGTCACCGCGGGTGGCCCCCAGGCTAAAAGCCCCGTCAATATAGGTGAGGGCCACCGTCAGGCCGTCTATTTTAGGCTCGATAAGGTAGGATACCTCACCGCCGGTTATTTCCCGCACGCGGCGGTCGAAATCCAGCAAATCGCCCTCATTAAAGGCGTCATTTAAACTCAATAAAACTCCGGGGTGCCGGACGGGATTGAAGTCCTCCCGGGGCGCGCCGCCTACCCGCTGGCTTGGGGAATCCGGCGTCAGGAGTTCCGGGTAGGCCTCTTCCAGGGCTATTAATTCCTGCATCAGGGCGTCGTATTCCCGGTCGCTGATTACCGGCTGGTCGAGGACATAGTAGCGGTAGTTGTGTTCTTCGATCAGGCGCCGCAGTTCTTCAACCCTCTGCCGGGCCGCAGCCAGATCCATACTATCTCCCCTTTATACGAAAATCGCCAGGCTGATATTCATGCCCCCTGGCAACAGGAGACCCACAGGGTTCTACACCTTCCTAACGGGAGCGTACCGGACCATAAGTTGCTTGATCCCTCTTTCGGGGAAGGCCACGCTGATAACAGTATCCTCACCTTCGCCACTGATTTTTACAACAACCCCGAGACCAAAACTATTATGCTGGACTTTATCCCCCAGTTGCCAGTCAAACTGGACCCCGCGAGCTATCCCGGCCCCGGGCCGGCCCTGCTGGCGGCCGGTGATACCGCCCCCGGAAGCTGGGAGGCCGGCCTGTCCATCCCGGGCGATTAAATCAGGCGGTATTTCCGCCAGGAAACGGGAAGGAGGGTTGCTCATGGTATTGCCGTAAAGGTTGCGGGTCCAGGCATGGGTAAGGTAGAGGACTTCCTTCGCCCTGGTCATGCCCACATAGCAGAGGCGGCGTTCTTCTTCCATCTCCTCCGGGTCCTCCAGGGAGCGAAAATGGGGGAAGACCCCTTCTTCCAGGCCCGCCAGGAAGACCACCGGGAACTCCAGGCCCTTGGCCGTATGCATGGTCATAAAGACCACGGCGTTACCGCCGCTGTAGGTATCGCTTTCAGCCACCAGGGCCACCTGGGCCAGGAAATCGGCCAGCTCAGGCTTCTCACTACCCTGGTCATAATTCCTGGTAACCGTCAGGAACTCCTTTAAGTTTTCCAGCCGCGCCTGGGCTTCCGGCGTTTTTTCCGCTTCTAACTCGGCCTGGTAACCGGTTTCCCGTAAAATGGCGGTCACCATGGCCGTTATTGTTAAGTTTTCCTGCTGTTGCCGCAGGTTATCCAGGAGGGTTATCATTTCCTGCAAGGCCTGACGGCCCTTAGCAGGTATGCCGGGGATGCACTCCACCTGTTGCAGGGCCCGGTAAAGGCTAAAGCCCCTGCTGGCAGCGAAAGCCTCCAGCCGGGCCAGGGAGGTTTCGCCGATGCCCCGCCGCGGGACATTGATAATCCTCAAGAGGCTCGTGGCATCATGGGGGTTGGCTATCACCCTTAAGTAGGCCAGGATGTCCTTGATCTCTTTCCGCTGGTAGAATTTCAGGCCGCCGACGATTTCATAGGGAATACCCGCCTGGAGAAAGGCCTCTTCTAAAGCCCGCGACTGGGCATGGGTACGGTAGAGGACGGCAAAATCGCTGAAGGGCCGGCTTTCCTGGCTGTGGCGGCGGTAAATTTCAGCAGCAATATAATTACCTTCGTCGCGTTCATCGCCGGCGCTGTAGAGGTGCAGCAGTTCCCCTTCCCGCCGCCGCGTCCAGAGGCGCTTGTCCTTGCGGCCCACATTATGCTGGATAACGGCATTGGCCGCCTTGAGGATGGGCTGGGTGGAGCGGTAATTCTCTTCCAGGAGGATTACCCGGGCATTGGGAAAATCCTCTTCAAAGGCCAGGATATTGCCGATGTCGGCCCCGCGCCAGCCGTAAATGCCCTGGTCCGGGTCGCCGACAACGCAGAGGTTTTTACCATTGCCGGCCAGCAGGCGCACCAGGACATACTGGGCATGGTTGGTGTCCTGGTACTCGTCCACCAGGATATGCTGCCAGCGCTGCTGGTAGTAGCGTAAAATCAGGGGGTTATGCTGCCACAGGGCCACCGTCTGCATGATGAGGTCATCAAAATCCATGGCATTAGCGGCTTTAAGCCTCTCCTGGTAGCGGCGGTAGATAGTGCCCTGCTGCTGTTCTTTTACAGTTGCGCTCCAGCCGAGGTATTGTTCGGGTGCCTGCAAGGAGTTTTTAGCATTGCTGATAACATGGGCTACCGAGCGGGGCGGGAACTTTTTCTCATCCAGGTTTAATTCCTTTAAAACCTCGCGAATGACAGCCTGCTGGTCGTCGGTGTCGTAGATGGTGAAATTGGGCCGGTAACCCAGCAGGTGGGCATCGCGCCTTAAAATGCGAACACAGGCCGAGTGGAAGGTGCTGACCTGGAGGCCCCGGGCCGCGTTACCCACCAACCCCTCCAGGCGT includes:
- the pcrA gene encoding DNA helicase PcrA, which gives rise to MTLLNKPQQEAVSHRGAPLLVLAGAGSGKTRVLTYRVASLIQEGVAPENILAVTFTNKAAQEMKERLEGLVGNAARGLQVSTFHSACVRILRRDAHLLGYRPNFTIYDTDDQQAVIREVLKELNLDEKKFPPRSVAHVISNAKNSLQAPEQYLGWSATVKEQQQGTIYRRYQERLKAANAMDFDDLIMQTVALWQHNPLILRYYQQRWQHILVDEYQDTNHAQYVLVRLLAGNGKNLCVVGDPDQGIYGWRGADIGNILAFEEDFPNARVILLEENYRSTQPILKAANAVIQHNVGRKDKRLWTRRREGELLHLYSAGDERDEGNYIAAEIYRRHSQESRPFSDFAVLYRTHAQSRALEEAFLQAGIPYEIVGGLKFYQRKEIKDILAYLRVIANPHDATSLLRIINVPRRGIGETSLARLEAFAASRGFSLYRALQQVECIPGIPAKGRQALQEMITLLDNLRQQQENLTITAMVTAILRETGYQAELEAEKTPEAQARLENLKEFLTVTRNYDQGSEKPELADFLAQVALVAESDTYSGGNAVVFMTMHTAKGLEFPVVFLAGLEEGVFPHFRSLEDPEEMEEERRLCYVGMTRAKEVLYLTHAWTRNLYGNTMSNPPSRFLAEIPPDLIARDGQAGLPASGGGITGRQQGRPGAGIARGVQFDWQLGDKVQHNSFGLGVVVKISGEGEDTVISVAFPERGIKQLMVRYAPVRKV